From Candidatus Hydrogenedentota bacterium, a single genomic window includes:
- a CDS encoding hotdog fold thioesterase, which yields MPIWNAKHSLAQLNAMAVDTIHEPLGIQFIEIGDDYVRATMPVDKRTYQPAGLLHGGASVVLAESLGSMASYMVVDATKVRCVGIEVNANHIRSATSGTVTGTVRPIHIGKSTHVWEIRIADEAEKLVCVCRLTTAVLPVAAG from the coding sequence ATGCCGATCTGGAACGCGAAGCATTCCCTGGCGCAGTTGAACGCGATGGCCGTGGACACGATTCACGAGCCGCTTGGCATTCAGTTCATCGAGATCGGCGATGACTACGTGCGCGCGACGATGCCCGTTGACAAGCGAACGTATCAGCCCGCGGGGTTGCTGCACGGTGGTGCGAGCGTCGTACTGGCGGAATCCTTGGGCAGTATGGCGTCGTACATGGTGGTCGACGCGACGAAGGTGCGCTGTGTGGGGATCGAGGTGAATGCGAACCACATTCGGTCCGCCACGAGCGGGACCGTGACCGGCACGGTGCGGCCGATCCATATCGGCAAATCCACGCACGTGTGGGAGATTCGCATTGCGGACGAGGCGGAAAAACTGGTGTGCGTGTGCCGGTTGACAACGGCGGTCTTGCCGGTTGCGGCAGGGTGA